The following are encoded together in the Proteiniphilum saccharofermentans genome:
- a CDS encoding metallophosphoesterase family protein — protein MKKIGLLSDTHGHWDEKFETYFASCDEIWHAGDIGSLALARQFEVLKPFRAVYGNIDDTAVRSAYPHTLRFMLEKVDVMITHIGGYPGRYNPAVLPQLKANPPKLFITGHSHILKVMYDKKLECLYMNPGAAGKYGFHQVRTLLRFILDEGNIRDLEVIEIGKQG, from the coding sequence ATGAAGAAAATAGGACTACTTTCAGATACCCATGGCCATTGGGATGAAAAATTCGAAACATATTTCGCTTCGTGCGATGAGATATGGCATGCCGGTGATATCGGCTCACTCGCCCTGGCCCGGCAATTCGAAGTCCTAAAACCCTTCAGGGCCGTTTATGGCAATATCGATGATACTGCCGTTCGCAGTGCCTATCCCCACACATTGCGTTTCATGCTCGAGAAGGTAGATGTAATGATCACCCATATAGGCGGTTATCCGGGCCGTTATAACCCTGCCGTCCTGCCTCAATTAAAAGCCAATCCTCCAAAGCTGTTCATAACCGGACACTCCCATATATTAAAAGTAATGTATGATAAGAAACTGGAATGCCTCTATATGAACCCCGGTGCTGCCGGTAAATATGGCTTTCATCAAGTACGTACCCTTCTCCGTTTTATACTGGACGAAGGTAATATAAGGGACCTTGAAGTGATAGAGATAGGAAAACAGGGATGA
- a CDS encoding LysE family translocator, with the protein MFETITKGFLIGLLVSAPMGPINMLVIQRTLNRGWWHGFVTGLGALLSDLSYAVITLVGLSFVSDFFDEYEQIIQILGSVILFFFGLRVFNSNPLRDWTPDKLPQETRYIRDFVSSFLLTFSNVAIILIFMGFYARFSFNPLADGRNFFAAGLIAFIIAIFVWWFLLTSLVARLRKHFNRRGLVLLNRSVGTLLMLLGLGGIILLLFPGFF; encoded by the coding sequence ATGTTTGAAACAATTACCAAGGGATTCCTTATTGGATTGTTGGTTTCTGCACCTATGGGTCCCATCAATATGCTGGTTATTCAGCGAACACTCAACCGGGGATGGTGGCATGGTTTCGTGACAGGCCTTGGAGCTTTATTGTCTGATCTGTCATATGCTGTGATCACTTTAGTCGGTTTGAGTTTTGTCTCAGATTTTTTTGATGAATATGAGCAGATTATACAGATACTGGGAAGCGTTATCCTTTTCTTTTTCGGTCTTAGGGTGTTCAATTCAAATCCTTTAAGGGACTGGACTCCCGATAAATTACCTCAAGAAACACGGTATATAAGAGATTTTGTTTCATCATTTCTGCTCACCTTCTCCAATGTAGCGATTATCTTAATATTCATGGGATTTTATGCCCGTTTTTCATTTAATCCTTTGGCAGATGGTAGAAATTTCTTTGCTGCCGGATTGATTGCTTTTATCATTGCTATATTTGTTTGGTGGTTTCTTCTCACCTCTTTGGTGGCACGATTGCGTAAACATTTTAACCGCAGAGGCCTGGTATTGCTTAACAGAAGCGTAGGAACCCTGTTGATGTTGCTGGGATTGGGAGGAATCATCCTGTTGCTGTTCCCCGGCTTCTTTTAA
- the purL gene encoding phosphoribosylformylglycinamidine synthase, which produces MITFFKTPSQSVIAVQTNREFSQEEIQKLIWLFGEAEVLPTESIDQSFIGPRREMITPWSTCAVEITQNMGIEGITRIEEYTSYNNNDTTEFDPMLQRKYNKLDQSVFTIDKQPEPIIYIDDITAYNQAEGLALSNEEIDYLNAVSNKMGRKLTDSEVFGFSQVNSEHCRHKIFNGKFVIDGEEKELTLFQLIKKTSTVNPNSLISAYKDNVAFVQGPIIQQFAPASGDKPDFFRIKEVESVLSLKAETHNFPTTVEPFNGASTGTGGEIRDRLAGGKGSLPVAGTAIYMTSYPRLEEGRAWEQTLPPRPWLYQTPEQILIKASNGASDFGNKFGQPLICGSVLTLEHAENDKKFGYDKVIMLAGGIGYANKRDAKKGEPQSGEKVVVLGGDNYRIGMGGGAVSSVNTGEYSAGIELNAVQRANPEMQKRVANVIRALAESDENPIVSIHDHGAGGHLNCLSELVEKTGGVIEMDKLPVGDETLSAREIIGNESQERMGLLVEQKDIGRIERIASRERSPMYIVGETTGDMKFTFRQPDGSCPIDMELEDFFGKPPVTIMEDTTITEEYGAPEYDQELLETYIENVLKLEAVACKDWLTNKVDRSVTGKIARQQCQGEIQLPLSDCGAIALDYNGYAGMATSLGHAPQAAMIDPVAGSVMAVAEALTNLVFAPLSEGLQSVSLSANWMWPCRNPGEDARLYKAVEACSDFACDLGINIPTGKDSLSMTQKYGDDKVYSPGTVIISAAAEVKNIRKIVSPVLAYIRGTYLYYIDFSFDTFKLGGSAFAQTMGKIGDEAPTVTDAEYFKNTFAAVQELVNRGLILAGHDISAGGMITTMLEMCFANPQGGLEARFDKIRHTDLIKILFSENPGVIIQVKHHHLVEKILQDYGVGAAIVARPIEERKLVISKDTFCKEFDIDQLRDVWYKTSYLLDRKQSGETCAVQRFGNYKNQPLRFGFNPSFTGKMEDLGLNPQRKERSGITAAIIREKGTNGEREMAYALWLAGFDVKDVHMTDLTSGRETLEDVRFAVFCGGFSNSDVLGSSKGWAGGFRYNEKAKAALNNFFAREDTLSLGICNGCQLLMELGLIYPEMGDNHPKMHHNLSHKFESTFVSLEIPKNESVMLKSLEGTKLGVWVAHGEGRFLLPESESAYHIAAKYFHNEYPGNPNGSDYATAAVCSHDGRHLAMMPHPERSVFPWQNAWYPHAYRKHEVTPWMEAFANAREWLKEKNQTK; this is translated from the coding sequence ATGATTACATTTTTCAAGACTCCTTCCCAGAGTGTGATTGCCGTACAAACCAATAGAGAATTCTCACAGGAAGAGATCCAGAAACTGATATGGTTGTTCGGTGAAGCAGAAGTACTACCCACTGAGAGCATCGATCAATCCTTTATAGGTCCGCGCCGTGAGATGATCACCCCATGGAGTACTTGTGCCGTAGAGATCACCCAGAACATGGGTATAGAGGGTATCACACGTATCGAAGAATATACATCATATAACAATAACGATACGACAGAATTCGATCCTATGTTGCAACGCAAATATAACAAACTGGATCAATCTGTTTTCACTATCGACAAACAACCTGAACCGATCATATATATCGACGATATTACCGCTTATAATCAGGCGGAAGGGCTTGCCCTGAGCAATGAGGAGATCGATTATCTCAACGCTGTCAGCAACAAGATGGGGCGTAAGCTGACTGACAGTGAAGTGTTCGGATTCTCACAAGTGAATTCTGAACATTGCCGACACAAGATATTTAACGGCAAATTCGTTATCGATGGTGAGGAGAAAGAACTGACTTTATTCCAATTGATCAAGAAGACCTCTACCGTTAACCCCAATAGCCTCATATCGGCTTACAAGGATAATGTGGCTTTCGTACAGGGACCCATCATACAACAGTTTGCACCGGCAAGTGGTGATAAGCCTGATTTCTTCCGGATTAAAGAAGTAGAAAGCGTACTTTCGCTCAAAGCCGAAACCCATAACTTTCCCACTACCGTAGAACCATTCAACGGTGCTTCTACGGGCACGGGTGGTGAAATCCGCGACCGGTTGGCAGGAGGAAAGGGATCGCTTCCGGTAGCGGGGACAGCCATCTACATGACCTCCTACCCTCGTCTCGAAGAGGGCCGTGCCTGGGAGCAAACACTGCCCCCTCGCCCATGGCTTTACCAGACACCCGAACAGATCCTTATCAAAGCCTCTAACGGAGCATCAGACTTCGGGAATAAATTCGGTCAACCGCTGATCTGCGGATCAGTACTTACTTTAGAGCATGCCGAAAACGACAAAAAATTCGGATATGACAAGGTGATTATGCTTGCCGGAGGGATTGGATATGCCAACAAGCGCGATGCAAAAAAAGGAGAACCGCAGAGCGGTGAAAAAGTAGTGGTACTGGGTGGCGATAACTACCGCATCGGTATGGGTGGTGGCGCCGTCTCGTCGGTCAACACCGGCGAATACTCCGCGGGGATCGAACTGAATGCTGTACAGCGTGCTAATCCGGAGATGCAGAAACGTGTTGCCAACGTGATCCGTGCACTGGCCGAATCGGACGAAAACCCTATTGTATCTATCCACGACCACGGTGCAGGCGGTCATCTTAACTGTCTTTCGGAATTGGTGGAAAAAACAGGCGGTGTCATTGAAATGGACAAACTGCCTGTTGGTGACGAAACGCTTTCTGCCAGGGAAATCATAGGCAACGAAAGCCAGGAACGGATGGGATTGCTCGTAGAACAAAAGGATATAGGACGGATAGAGCGTATTGCTTCCCGCGAACGGTCACCCATGTACATAGTAGGCGAAACCACTGGTGATATGAAATTCACCTTCCGCCAGCCGGATGGTTCCTGTCCCATCGATATGGAACTGGAGGATTTCTTCGGAAAACCACCCGTCACTATCATGGAGGATACTACTATCACGGAAGAGTATGGTGCTCCGGAATATGATCAGGAATTGCTGGAAACTTATATAGAAAATGTTCTCAAATTAGAAGCTGTCGCCTGTAAAGATTGGCTTACCAATAAGGTAGACCGTTCAGTTACCGGGAAAATCGCCCGTCAGCAGTGCCAGGGTGAAATCCAGCTACCTCTGAGCGACTGTGGCGCCATCGCACTCGACTATAACGGTTATGCCGGGATGGCAACCTCGTTGGGACATGCCCCGCAGGCAGCTATGATAGATCCCGTTGCCGGATCAGTGATGGCGGTTGCCGAAGCGCTTACCAACCTCGTATTTGCACCGCTTTCCGAGGGATTACAATCCGTCTCACTGAGTGCTAACTGGATGTGGCCCTGCCGCAACCCGGGGGAAGATGCCCGCCTTTATAAAGCGGTAGAAGCCTGTTCCGACTTTGCTTGCGACCTGGGGATCAATATTCCCACGGGAAAAGACTCACTCTCGATGACGCAGAAATATGGTGACGACAAAGTCTACTCACCGGGAACGGTCATCATCTCCGCTGCCGCCGAAGTGAAAAATATCCGTAAGATCGTATCCCCAGTGCTGGCTTATATAAGAGGCACTTACCTTTACTATATCGATTTCTCATTCGACACCTTCAAATTGGGGGGATCGGCATTTGCACAGACAATGGGCAAAATTGGAGACGAGGCTCCCACTGTGACCGATGCCGAATACTTCAAGAACACATTCGCCGCTGTACAGGAATTGGTAAACCGCGGATTGATCCTCGCCGGACACGACATCTCCGCCGGAGGGATGATCACTACCATGCTCGAGATGTGCTTTGCCAATCCGCAAGGAGGACTGGAAGCACGATTCGACAAAATCCGCCATACAGACCTGATAAAAATTCTCTTCTCCGAAAATCCGGGAGTGATCATCCAGGTGAAACATCACCACTTAGTAGAAAAGATCCTGCAGGACTACGGGGTGGGAGCCGCTATTGTGGCACGGCCAATAGAAGAGCGGAAGCTGGTGATCTCTAAAGATACTTTCTGCAAAGAGTTTGACATCGACCAATTGCGTGATGTATGGTATAAGACCTCTTATCTCCTTGACCGGAAACAGAGTGGTGAAACCTGTGCTGTACAACGATTCGGGAACTATAAGAACCAACCGCTCCGGTTCGGGTTCAATCCCTCCTTTACAGGTAAAATGGAAGACCTGGGATTGAATCCCCAAAGGAAGGAAAGGTCGGGAATCACTGCCGCCATAATCCGCGAAAAAGGAACCAACGGCGAACGTGAGATGGCCTATGCACTTTGGCTTGCAGGATTCGATGTAAAAGATGTACATATGACCGATCTTACTTCCGGTCGCGAGACTCTGGAAGATGTACGGTTTGCGGTCTTCTGCGGGGGATTCTCCAATTCTGATGTACTGGGTTCATCCAAAGGATGGGCCGGCGGCTTCCGCTACAATGAAAAAGCAAAGGCGGCACTCAATAATTTCTTTGCCCGCGAAGATACATTAAGCCTCGGCATCTGTAATGGCTGCCAGTTGTTGATGGAATTAGGATTGATCTATCCTGAAATGGGAGATAACCATCCTAAAATGCATCATAATCTGTCTCATAAGTTCGAATCTACTTTCGTAAGTTTGGAAATACCCAAGAATGAGTCGGTAATGCTCAAATCGCTCGAAGGCACAAAACTCGGCGTATGGGTGGCGCATGGCGAAGGCCGTTTCCTATTGCCGGAATCGGAATCAGCATATCATATTGCAGCAAAATATTTCCACAACGAATATCCCGGCAATCCTAACGGTTCCGATTATGCCACTGCGGCTGTCTGTTCGCACGATGGACGTCACCTGGCGATGATGCCGCACCCCGAACGCTCTGTCTTCCCATGGCAAAACGCTTGGTACCCGCACGCTTACCGCAAACATGAGGTAACACCCTGGATGGAAGCATTTGCCAATGCAAGGGAATGGTTGAAAGAGAAAAATCAGACAAAATAA
- a CDS encoding acyl-CoA thioesterase — protein sequence MDPIFAYKMKVRDYECDTQGHVNNANYQHYFEVTRHEFLEKAGLNFHQLHLQGIDAVVSQVEIRYKVPLVGMDEFNCTVQRIERTGVKYIFHQKIIRLSDNTVCAKAKIEVVNLVNGKLSQPEVFDEAFAPYLGFGM from the coding sequence ATGGATCCGATTTTTGCATACAAAATGAAAGTGCGTGATTATGAATGTGATACCCAAGGACATGTAAATAACGCTAACTATCAACACTATTTTGAAGTAACCAGGCATGAGTTTCTGGAAAAAGCAGGACTCAACTTTCACCAATTGCATTTACAGGGGATAGATGCGGTAGTCTCACAGGTTGAGATACGCTACAAGGTGCCCCTTGTCGGTATGGATGAGTTCAATTGTACGGTACAACGTATCGAAAGGACGGGAGTAAAATATATCTTTCATCAGAAAATTATTCGCCTGTCCGATAATACAGTATGCGCCAAAGCAAAAATAGAGGTGGTGAATTTGGTGAATGGTAAGTTGTCGCAACCAGAAGTATTCGATGAAGCGTTCGCACCATATTTGGGGTTTGGGATGTAG
- the dprA gene encoding DNA-processing protein DprA gives METDKSLYRIALTQINGVGVMHARTLMQVIGDEEAIFKEDVRKLEAIPRISRRLIEEIRNPEVLKKAEKELEFVADNKLRLIFFTDEDYPQRLTQCIDAPLLLYAKGNAYFNHQKTISVIGTRNSTRYGEDFCKEFMEELSRRIPEAQIISGLAYGIDICAHRAALKHNLSTVAVLAHGLDRIYPQIHRQTAVEMLQNGALLTEFPSGTNPDKHNFVKRNRIVAGMADAVVVIESGKKGGSLTTADIANSYYREVFALPGRISDKMSAGCNRLISDNKALLFQSIDSFISHMGWEPEEKQPLPVQQELFPDLSEEESIIFEKLSKTGSMHVNTLAVELNIPVSELFMTLLELEVKNIVTSLPGGMYQLV, from the coding sequence ATGGAAACAGATAAATCTCTATACCGGATAGCGCTCACACAGATCAACGGCGTAGGGGTGATGCATGCCCGTACCCTGATGCAGGTGATTGGCGACGAAGAGGCGATCTTCAAAGAGGATGTCCGTAAGCTGGAAGCTATTCCCCGCATTTCGAGAAGGTTGATTGAAGAGATCCGTAATCCCGAAGTACTAAAAAAAGCGGAAAAAGAACTGGAATTTGTGGCAGATAATAAGCTCCGGCTCATTTTCTTTACCGATGAAGATTACCCCCAACGCCTTACCCAATGTATTGATGCTCCCTTACTGCTTTATGCCAAAGGCAACGCCTATTTCAATCATCAGAAAACTATCAGTGTCATTGGCACACGCAACTCCACCAGATATGGAGAGGATTTCTGCAAAGAGTTCATGGAAGAATTATCGCGCAGAATCCCTGAAGCACAGATTATCAGTGGCCTGGCATATGGTATCGATATCTGCGCTCACCGGGCCGCGTTGAAGCACAATCTTTCCACTGTAGCCGTATTGGCACACGGATTAGATCGTATCTATCCACAGATACACAGGCAGACAGCCGTCGAAATGTTACAAAACGGGGCTCTTCTCACCGAATTTCCCAGTGGCACCAATCCGGACAAACACAATTTCGTGAAGCGCAACCGTATCGTCGCAGGTATGGCCGATGCGGTAGTAGTGATTGAATCGGGCAAAAAAGGAGGATCACTTACCACTGCCGATATCGCCAACTCTTATTATCGTGAAGTTTTTGCCTTGCCGGGGCGTATCAGCGATAAAATGTCAGCTGGCTGTAACAGGTTGATATCGGACAACAAAGCGCTACTTTTTCAAAGTATCGACAGCTTTATCTCTCACATGGGATGGGAACCGGAAGAAAAACAACCTCTTCCGGTACAGCAGGAACTTTTCCCCGATCTATCAGAAGAAGAGTCGATAATATTCGAAAAGCTCAGTAAAACAGGATCCATGCATGTAAACACATTGGCCGTTGAACTCAACATTCCGGTATCAGAATTGTTTATGACATTACTGGAGTTGGAAGTAAAAAACATTGTGACATCACTTCCGGGTGGAATGTATCAATTAGTGTGA
- the bcp gene encoding thioredoxin-dependent thiol peroxidase, whose protein sequence is MALQISDKIPETLGTDQNGEPIKAEQFRGKKLALYFYPKDNTPGCTAQACSLRDGYNDLRKAGYEIVGVSVDSEKSHQKFIDKFSLPFPLIADTGKRLVEAFGVWQEKSMMGKKFMGTVRTTFLVDENGIIRDKIEGRGVDTKNHAVQILEKMKTGRD, encoded by the coding sequence ATGGCTTTACAGATAAGCGATAAAATACCCGAAACATTGGGCACAGATCAAAATGGAGAACCGATAAAAGCGGAGCAATTCAGAGGTAAGAAACTGGCTCTCTACTTTTATCCGAAAGACAACACACCGGGATGTACGGCTCAGGCCTGCAGCCTGCGCGACGGTTACAACGATCTCCGGAAAGCAGGATATGAAATCGTAGGTGTAAGTGTCGACAGTGAAAAGTCACACCAAAAATTTATCGACAAGTTCTCTCTACCATTTCCCCTGATCGCCGATACCGGAAAAAGACTGGTTGAAGCATTTGGGGTATGGCAGGAAAAATCGATGATGGGGAAAAAATTCATGGGTACTGTCCGCACTACATTCCTTGTAGATGAAAACGGGATCATCCGGGATAAAATAGAAGGAAGAGGCGTGGATACGAAAAACCATGCCGTGCAGATATTAGAGAAAATGAAAACCGGCCGGGACTGA
- the recA gene encoding recombinase RecA, with product MAEEKDNKNSEKLKALRAAMDKIEKTYGKGSIMKMGDEKVEEVPVISSGSIALNVALGVGGYPRGRVIEIYGPESSGKTTLAIHAIAEAQKAGGVAAFIDAEHAFDRFYAEKLGVNTDELLISQPSSGEEALEIAEQLIRSSAVDIIVIDSVAALTPKKEIEGEMGDSNVGLQARLMSQALRKLTSAISKTNTTCIFINQLREKIGVMFGNPETTTGGNALKFYASVRLDIRGSGTAIKDGEEQIGKPTRVRVVKNKLAPPFRKAEFDIMYGEGISRTGEIIDLGSDLGIIKKSGSWYSYNDTKLGQGRDAAKAAIKDNPELAEELEKLIFDALKENSK from the coding sequence ATGGCAGAAGAAAAAGATAACAAGAACAGTGAAAAGCTGAAAGCGCTGCGTGCGGCGATGGACAAAATTGAGAAGACCTACGGCAAAGGCTCTATCATGAAGATGGGTGACGAGAAGGTGGAAGAAGTACCCGTTATCTCCTCCGGTTCTATTGCCCTGAATGTGGCCTTGGGTGTGGGTGGCTATCCGCGCGGACGTGTCATCGAGATCTACGGGCCGGAGTCATCGGGAAAGACCACTCTCGCCATTCATGCCATTGCCGAAGCCCAAAAAGCGGGCGGCGTGGCTGCCTTTATAGATGCTGAACACGCTTTCGACCGTTTTTATGCCGAGAAACTGGGCGTAAATACCGATGAGTTGCTTATTTCACAACCAAGCAGCGGTGAAGAAGCATTGGAGATCGCCGAACAGTTGATTCGTTCTTCTGCGGTAGATATTATTGTTATCGACTCGGTGGCAGCACTCACTCCCAAGAAAGAGATAGAAGGCGAGATGGGGGACTCCAACGTGGGACTGCAGGCACGATTGATGTCTCAGGCACTCAGGAAACTCACCTCAGCCATCAGCAAAACCAACACCACTTGCATATTTATCAATCAGTTACGTGAGAAGATCGGGGTAATGTTTGGTAATCCGGAAACAACTACCGGAGGGAATGCTTTGAAGTTCTACGCATCGGTACGTTTGGATATCCGTGGGAGCGGCACAGCCATCAAAGATGGTGAAGAGCAGATTGGGAAACCCACCCGCGTAAGGGTTGTCAAAAACAAACTGGCACCTCCCTTCCGTAAGGCGGAATTCGATATCATGTATGGAGAAGGCATTTCACGTACGGGTGAGATTATCGATCTGGGATCTGATCTGGGGATTATCAAAAAAAGCGGTTCATGGTACAGCTATAACGATACCAAACTGGGTCAGGGGCGCGATGCGGCAAAGGCGGCTATCAAAGACAACCCCGAATTGGCCGAAGAGCTCGAAAAACTTATTTTCGACGCACTCAAGGAGAACAGCAAATGA
- a CDS encoding DUF4954 family protein: MQDHRNLTQSEIDQLEKNGCSCTDWGLVTVKEGFNPRYVRESHFSGKVEIGIFEKIFSLPGGLQKHAGINRAVIHNCTIGNNVMIENVQNYIANYTIGDNCFIQNIDVILVDGMTTFGNGVQVNVLNETGGREVHINDKLSAHFAYIYSLYRHRPKLVERMKAIIDYYCDKHSSDRGIIEHDCKIVNVGYIKNVRIGSFCKITGAMKLKNGSINSNEYDPVYIGRNVIAEDFIICSGSTIDGGSIISRCFIGQACHIDHGYSASDSLFFSNCQGENGEACALFAGPYTVTHHKSTLLIAGMFSFMNAGSGSNQSNHMYKLGPIHQGIIERGAKTTSNSYVLWPAKVGPFSLILGRHSQHADTSNLPFSYLVEKDNGTYIAPGVNLRSVGTIRDAKKWPERDRRKDPDRLDCINFNLLSPYTIQKVFAGVGILKNLQAVAGETSEFYTFQSCVITNSSLLRGLKLYEIIIHKFLGNSLIKRLEKTRFKSNEEIRQRLDPQGAPGLGEWVDVSGLIAPKSEIDDLLCKIESGEITKLKEINHIFQQLHQDYYDNEWTWAWDKIQSFYGIKADEITASDVISIVEKWKAAVIGLDEMIYSDAKKEFSLSFKTGFGADGNIQDRAMDFEYVRGAFDKNPFVIATLKHIEEKRALGDELIERIKNIQ, encoded by the coding sequence ATGCAAGATCACAGAAATTTAACGCAGTCCGAAATCGATCAGTTGGAGAAAAACGGATGCAGTTGTACTGACTGGGGGTTGGTGACAGTAAAAGAAGGCTTCAACCCACGTTATGTACGTGAAAGCCACTTCTCCGGCAAGGTTGAAATTGGCATCTTTGAGAAAATTTTCTCTTTGCCCGGCGGACTACAGAAACATGCCGGCATCAATCGCGCCGTGATCCATAACTGCACCATCGGCAATAATGTAATGATCGAGAATGTGCAAAATTATATCGCCAACTATACTATTGGCGATAATTGTTTCATTCAGAATATAGACGTGATCCTGGTCGACGGGATGACGACCTTCGGAAACGGAGTGCAGGTCAACGTACTGAACGAAACCGGAGGACGGGAAGTACATATCAACGACAAGCTCTCAGCCCATTTTGCCTATATCTACTCACTTTATCGCCATCGCCCGAAACTGGTTGAACGGATGAAGGCGATCATCGATTATTATTGCGATAAGCACTCATCCGACAGGGGGATTATAGAACATGATTGCAAGATCGTGAATGTAGGCTATATCAAAAATGTGCGGATAGGCTCTTTCTGTAAGATCACCGGTGCGATGAAACTCAAGAACGGCAGCATCAACAGCAATGAATATGATCCGGTTTATATCGGGCGGAATGTGATTGCCGAAGATTTTATTATCTGCTCCGGCTCCACGATCGACGGAGGTTCTATTATCTCCCGTTGTTTCATCGGACAGGCTTGCCATATTGATCACGGATATTCCGCTTCCGATTCTCTCTTTTTCAGTAATTGCCAGGGTGAGAACGGTGAAGCGTGTGCGCTTTTTGCCGGGCCTTATACCGTCACACACCATAAGTCCACACTCCTTATTGCAGGGATGTTTTCCTTTATGAATGCCGGATCGGGCTCTAACCAGAGCAACCACATGTATAAATTGGGACCTATCCATCAGGGAATCATTGAGCGGGGAGCAAAGACGACCAGTAACTCTTACGTATTGTGGCCTGCCAAGGTGGGACCCTTCTCACTGATCCTGGGACGCCATTCCCAACATGCCGACACATCGAATCTTCCTTTTTCCTACCTCGTAGAAAAAGACAACGGTACCTATATTGCGCCGGGTGTGAATTTACGCAGCGTGGGCACCATCCGTGATGCCAAGAAATGGCCCGAAAGAGACCGCCGGAAAGATCCCGACCGGCTCGACTGCATCAATTTCAACCTACTCAGTCCCTATACGATCCAGAAAGTGTTTGCCGGTGTAGGGATTCTCAAAAACCTCCAGGCTGTGGCCGGGGAAACATCGGAATTTTATACCTTCCAGAGTTGCGTCATCACCAATTCATCACTACTGAGAGGATTGAAACTTTATGAGATCATTATCCACAAATTTCTTGGGAACTCGCTTATCAAGCGTTTAGAGAAAACCCGTTTCAAAAGCAATGAAGAGATCAGGCAGCGGCTCGACCCGCAAGGTGCACCCGGACTGGGAGAATGGGTAGATGTTTCGGGGTTGATCGCCCCCAAATCGGAAATCGACGACCTGCTCTGCAAAATCGAATCGGGAGAGATCACCAAACTGAAGGAGATCAACCATATATTCCAACAACTGCATCAAGACTATTACGATAACGAGTGGACATGGGCCTGGGATAAGATCCAGTCGTTTTACGGTATCAAAGCCGATGAGATTACAGCATCTGATGTGATCTCCATTGTTGAAAAGTGGAAAGCGGCTGTGATCGGCCTCGATGAGATGATTTACAGTGACGCTAAAAAAGAGTTCTCCCTCTCATTCAAAACCGGTTTTGGTGCTGACGGCAATATCCAGGACCGGGCTATGGATTTCGAATACGTACGGGGCGCTTTCGATAAGAACCCATTCGTTATAGCCACATTAAAGCACATCGAAGAAAAAAGAGCACTGGGAGACGAATTGATAGAAAGAATAAAAAATATACAATAA
- the epsC gene encoding serine O-acetyltransferase EpsC, translated as MTDKIEELIQQFNPQPIRIPINKCDLEEVIETLISQMFPICDCPEPVDVHEKLKEAAVTLHANISSLTGEQKADEITESFFGQFPSLRERLYKDAACYLKADPAAKSLEEVILTYPGFYALCVHRVAHELHRLGVPLIARLFSEYAHSKVGIDIHPAARIGKNLFMDHGTGIVIGETAEIGNNVKIYQGVTLGALYVEKKLSDVKRHPTVEDNVVIYANATILGGKTVVGHDSVIGGGAWLTRSVVPYSLVSNSIDVKIRMVRDFSSPYDFVI; from the coding sequence ATGACAGACAAGATTGAGGAACTCATTCAGCAGTTCAACCCGCAACCTATACGCATTCCTATTAACAAGTGTGATCTGGAAGAGGTGATCGAAACGCTTATTTCACAGATGTTCCCTATTTGCGACTGTCCGGAACCGGTAGATGTCCATGAAAAGCTAAAGGAAGCGGCTGTAACACTTCACGCCAATATATCCTCACTTACCGGTGAGCAGAAAGCTGATGAGATCACTGAATCTTTTTTCGGCCAATTCCCTTCGCTTCGCGAACGGCTCTATAAAGATGCGGCCTGCTATCTGAAAGCCGATCCTGCGGCCAAAAGCCTGGAAGAGGTAATCCTCACCTACCCCGGATTTTATGCTCTCTGTGTGCATCGTGTAGCACATGAACTCCATCGACTGGGAGTCCCCCTGATCGCCAGGCTTTTTTCCGAATACGCTCATTCAAAGGTCGGTATCGACATTCATCCCGCCGCCAGGATAGGCAAAAATCTCTTTATGGACCATGGAACGGGGATCGTGATCGGTGAAACGGCCGAGATTGGTAACAACGTAAAGATATACCAGGGTGTAACGCTCGGTGCATTATATGTAGAGAAGAAATTGTCTGACGTAAAACGACATCCGACCGTGGAGGACAACGTGGTGATATACGCCAATGCCACTATTCTGGGAGGAAAGACGGTGGTCGGCCATGACTCGGTAATTGGCGGCGGAGCATGGCTCACGCGGAGTGTAGTCCCCTACTCTCTCGTCTCTAACTCGATAGATGTAAAGATACGGATGGTGAGGGATTTTTCCAGTCCCTATGATTTTGTCATTTGA